Proteins found in one Hyla sarda isolate aHylSar1 chromosome 7, aHylSar1.hap1, whole genome shotgun sequence genomic segment:
- the LOC130282790 gene encoding zinc finger protein 436-like isoform X2, translated as MDGDVVSKADQIMNFTLEIISLLSGEEPVKRKRPGHVSRKSNTRVSRSQSLITVPQLLPETQNEAKILELTNKITELLTGEVPIRDEDIMVSFTMNEWEYVEGHKALYKNVIMKGHQVHESSGFNLHRWYFPKTVHRKGPLNNEVLSLSQEILHQLTGKDYMAVKKTGDKGRAQISIVDSWPPSQILDGNNENILDLTNKIRRLLTGEVPIRYEDITICFSMEEWKFVEEHKNSYNILFLPEISISHKSPQIISWPSLGDKVTFNAKSTKQDSSVQENKASIKMRTTKDTKQSTKSVDSYNSKPYKPSDIRMYLRDLTPTKGSYKDVNSAQKMGKCSICAEYLSRESEVRNQDRTICRKCLMETSNKHGRHEHAHSGERPFSCSQCGKNYKLRHHYTRHKKSHVLDEPVLCTFEDSPLGTGKDMTLHNPTVHQDLHTCVQCGATFPNLSQFISHQKVHKTIKPFACVECGKTFSGKGSRDAHLRTHTGERPFPCKECGKEFRYKSHLVEHERSHTGENVLVCSECGKWFYNKSSFETHLRIHTGVKPFPCSECGKCYRRRHHLVCHQRTHTGEKPYGCTECGKTYRDRKQLIRHQMRHAGVKPYCCDSCGLGFITHADLVAHKKIHTGHKPHHCSDCGRGFIKKSHLVVHYRSHTGEKPFPCLDCDKRFTTNSHLCRHVKRCHSGDETAR; from the exons AAGCTGATCAAATAATGAACTTCACCTTGGAGATCATCAGCCTGCTGAGTGGAGAG GAACCTGTAAAAAGGAAAAGGCCTGGTCATGTCTCACGCAAAAGTAATACCAGGGTAAGCAGGAGCCAGAGCCTCATCACAGTGCCACAACTTCTACCTGAGACACAGAATGAAGCGAAGATCTTAGAACTCACCAACAAGATCACCGAGCTgctaactggagag GTTCCTATAAGAGATGAGGACATCATGGTTAGTTTCACCATGAatgagtgggagtatgtagaaggacacaaggcaCTTTACAAGAATGTCATTATGAAGGGACACCAGGTCCATGAATCATCAG gttttaatCTCCATCGATGGTATTTCCCAAAGACTGTACATAGAAAGGGTCCTTTGAATAATGAAGTGTTAAGTCTTTCTCAGGAAATTCTACATCAACTTACTGGAAAG GATTACATGGCTGTGAAGAAGACGGGTGATAAGGGTAGAGCTCAAATCTCCATAGTGGATTCTTGGCCTCCCTCACAGATACTTGATGGAAATAATGAGAACATCCTGGATCTTACCAACAAGATAAGacggctgctgactggagag gttcctataaggtatGAAGACATCACAATctgtttctccatggaggagtggaagtttGTAGAAGAACATAAGAATTCTTATAATATATTGTTTTTGCCAG AAATCTCAATTTCTCACAAGTCTCCTCAAATAATTTCTTGGCCTTCGCTCGGAGACAAAGTTACTTTCAATGCAAAGAGTACAAAGCAGGACAGCAGTGTCCAAGAAAATAAAGCCTCGATAAAAATGAGGACAACAAAAGACACTAAACAGTCAACTAAAAGTGTGGACTCTTACAACAGTAAACCGTATAAACCTTCTGATATTAGAATGTATCTCAGAGACCTCACACCAACTAAAGGCAGCTATAAAGATGTCAACTCTGCCCAAAAAATGGGAAAATGCTCGATATGTGCCGAATATCTCAGCCGTGAATCAGAAGTCAGGAACCAGGATCGTACCATCTGCAGAAAGTGTCTCATGGAGACTTCGAACAAACATGGCAG GCATGAGCACGCTCACTCCGGAGAGAGACCATTCTCGTGCTCTCAGTGTGGGAAAAACTATAAGCTGAGGCATCATTATACCCGTCACAAGAAAAGCCATGTGTTAGATGAACCAGTTCTGTGTACTTTTGAGGATTCACCGTTGGGCACGGGGAAAGATATGACCCTTCACAATCCCACAGTTCACCAGGATCTTCATACATGTGTACAATGTGGAGCAACCTTTCCTAACCTCTCCCAATTCATCAGTCATCAGAAAGTCCACAAAACAATAAAACCATTCGCTTGTGTGGAATGTGGGAAGACGTTCAGTGGGAAAGGCAGTCGTGATGCCCACTTGAGAACCCATACTGGGGAAAGGCCCTTTCCATGCAAGGAGTGTGGGAAAGAGTTTAGATATAAGTCCCATCTGGTGGAACATGAAAGAAGCCACACAGGTGAGAATGTGCTGGTTTGCAGTGAATGTGGCAAATGGTTCTACAATAAAAGTAGCTTTGAGACTCACTTGAGAATCCACACAGGGGTGAAGCCATTTCCTTGCTCTGAATGTGGAAAGTGTTACAGGAGACGTCATCATCTTGTTTGCCACCAAAGGACTCACACGGGGGAGAAACCCTATGGCTGCACAGAGTGCGGTAAAACTTATAGGGATAGGAAACAGTTAATAAGGCATCAGATGAGACACGCTGGCGTGAAGCCATATTGTTGCGATTCCTGTGGACTAGGATTTATCACACACGCGGATCTTGTTGCACATAAGAAGATTCACACTGGGCATAAACCACACCATTGCTCAGACTGTGGCCGAGGGTTTATCAAGAAGTCCCATCTTGTGGTACATTACAGGAGTCACACGGGGGAGAAGCCGTTCCCTTGTTTAGATTGTGATAAGCGTTTTACCACTAACTCACATCTTTGTAGGCATGTAAAGCGTTGTCATAGCGGGGATGAGACGGCCAGGTAA
- the LOC130282790 gene encoding zinc finger protein 436-like isoform X1 gives MDGDVVSKADQIMNFTLEIISLLSGEEPVKRKRPGHVSRKSNTRVSRSQSLITVPQLLPETQNEAKILELTNKITELLTGEVPIRDEDIMVSFTMNEWEYVEGHKALYKNVIMKGHQVHESSGFNLHRWYFPKTVHRKGPLNNEVLSLSQEILHQLTGKDYMAVKKTGDKGRAQISIVDSWPPSQILDGNNENILDLTNKIRRLLTGEVPIRYEDITICFSMEEWKFVEEHKNSYNILFLPEISISHKSPQIISWPSLGDKVTFNAKSTKQDSSVQENKASIKMRTTKDTKQSTKSVDSYNSKPYKPSDIRMYLRDLTPTKGSYKDVNSAQKMGKCSICAEYLSRESEVRNQDRTICRKCLMETSNKHGRWVEKKFSCNFCDKIFTCKSSLVRHEHAHSGERPFSCSQCGKNYKLRHHYTRHKKSHVLDEPVLCTFEDSPLGTGKDMTLHNPTVHQDLHTCVQCGATFPNLSQFISHQKVHKTIKPFACVECGKTFSGKGSRDAHLRTHTGERPFPCKECGKEFRYKSHLVEHERSHTGENVLVCSECGKWFYNKSSFETHLRIHTGVKPFPCSECGKCYRRRHHLVCHQRTHTGEKPYGCTECGKTYRDRKQLIRHQMRHAGVKPYCCDSCGLGFITHADLVAHKKIHTGHKPHHCSDCGRGFIKKSHLVVHYRSHTGEKPFPCLDCDKRFTTNSHLCRHVKRCHSGDETAR, from the exons AAGCTGATCAAATAATGAACTTCACCTTGGAGATCATCAGCCTGCTGAGTGGAGAG GAACCTGTAAAAAGGAAAAGGCCTGGTCATGTCTCACGCAAAAGTAATACCAGGGTAAGCAGGAGCCAGAGCCTCATCACAGTGCCACAACTTCTACCTGAGACACAGAATGAAGCGAAGATCTTAGAACTCACCAACAAGATCACCGAGCTgctaactggagag GTTCCTATAAGAGATGAGGACATCATGGTTAGTTTCACCATGAatgagtgggagtatgtagaaggacacaaggcaCTTTACAAGAATGTCATTATGAAGGGACACCAGGTCCATGAATCATCAG gttttaatCTCCATCGATGGTATTTCCCAAAGACTGTACATAGAAAGGGTCCTTTGAATAATGAAGTGTTAAGTCTTTCTCAGGAAATTCTACATCAACTTACTGGAAAG GATTACATGGCTGTGAAGAAGACGGGTGATAAGGGTAGAGCTCAAATCTCCATAGTGGATTCTTGGCCTCCCTCACAGATACTTGATGGAAATAATGAGAACATCCTGGATCTTACCAACAAGATAAGacggctgctgactggagag gttcctataaggtatGAAGACATCACAATctgtttctccatggaggagtggaagtttGTAGAAGAACATAAGAATTCTTATAATATATTGTTTTTGCCAG AAATCTCAATTTCTCACAAGTCTCCTCAAATAATTTCTTGGCCTTCGCTCGGAGACAAAGTTACTTTCAATGCAAAGAGTACAAAGCAGGACAGCAGTGTCCAAGAAAATAAAGCCTCGATAAAAATGAGGACAACAAAAGACACTAAACAGTCAACTAAAAGTGTGGACTCTTACAACAGTAAACCGTATAAACCTTCTGATATTAGAATGTATCTCAGAGACCTCACACCAACTAAAGGCAGCTATAAAGATGTCAACTCTGCCCAAAAAATGGGAAAATGCTCGATATGTGCCGAATATCTCAGCCGTGAATCAGAAGTCAGGAACCAGGATCGTACCATCTGCAGAAAGTGTCTCATGGAGACTTCGAACAAACATGGCAGGTGGGTGGAAAAGAAGTTTTCATGTAACTTTTGTGATAAAATATTTACATGCAAGTCCTCTCTTGTTAGGCATGAGCACGCTCACTCCGGAGAGAGACCATTCTCGTGCTCTCAGTGTGGGAAAAACTATAAGCTGAGGCATCATTATACCCGTCACAAGAAAAGCCATGTGTTAGATGAACCAGTTCTGTGTACTTTTGAGGATTCACCGTTGGGCACGGGGAAAGATATGACCCTTCACAATCCCACAGTTCACCAGGATCTTCATACATGTGTACAATGTGGAGCAACCTTTCCTAACCTCTCCCAATTCATCAGTCATCAGAAAGTCCACAAAACAATAAAACCATTCGCTTGTGTGGAATGTGGGAAGACGTTCAGTGGGAAAGGCAGTCGTGATGCCCACTTGAGAACCCATACTGGGGAAAGGCCCTTTCCATGCAAGGAGTGTGGGAAAGAGTTTAGATATAAGTCCCATCTGGTGGAACATGAAAGAAGCCACACAGGTGAGAATGTGCTGGTTTGCAGTGAATGTGGCAAATGGTTCTACAATAAAAGTAGCTTTGAGACTCACTTGAGAATCCACACAGGGGTGAAGCCATTTCCTTGCTCTGAATGTGGAAAGTGTTACAGGAGACGTCATCATCTTGTTTGCCACCAAAGGACTCACACGGGGGAGAAACCCTATGGCTGCACAGAGTGCGGTAAAACTTATAGGGATAGGAAACAGTTAATAAGGCATCAGATGAGACACGCTGGCGTGAAGCCATATTGTTGCGATTCCTGTGGACTAGGATTTATCACACACGCGGATCTTGTTGCACATAAGAAGATTCACACTGGGCATAAACCACACCATTGCTCAGACTGTGGCCGAGGGTTTATCAAGAAGTCCCATCTTGTGGTACATTACAGGAGTCACACGGGGGAGAAGCCGTTCCCTTGTTTAGATTGTGATAAGCGTTTTACCACTAACTCACATCTTTGTAGGCATGTAAAGCGTTGTCATAGCGGGGATGAGACGGCCAGGTAA
- the LOC130282790 gene encoding zinc finger protein OZF-like isoform X3 has product MAVKKTGDKGRAQISIVDSWPPSQILDGNNENILDLTNKIRRLLTGEVPIRYEDITICFSMEEWKFVEEHKNSYNILFLPEISISHKSPQIISWPSLGDKVTFNAKSTKQDSSVQENKASIKMRTTKDTKQSTKSVDSYNSKPYKPSDIRMYLRDLTPTKGSYKDVNSAQKMGKCSICAEYLSRESEVRNQDRTICRKCLMETSNKHGRWVEKKFSCNFCDKIFTCKSSLVRHEHAHSGERPFSCSQCGKNYKLRHHYTRHKKSHVLDEPVLCTFEDSPLGTGKDMTLHNPTVHQDLHTCVQCGATFPNLSQFISHQKVHKTIKPFACVECGKTFSGKGSRDAHLRTHTGERPFPCKECGKEFRYKSHLVEHERSHTGENVLVCSECGKWFYNKSSFETHLRIHTGVKPFPCSECGKCYRRRHHLVCHQRTHTGEKPYGCTECGKTYRDRKQLIRHQMRHAGVKPYCCDSCGLGFITHADLVAHKKIHTGHKPHHCSDCGRGFIKKSHLVVHYRSHTGEKPFPCLDCDKRFTTNSHLCRHVKRCHSGDETAR; this is encoded by the exons ATGGCTGTGAAGAAGACGGGTGATAAGGGTAGAGCTCAAATCTCCATAGTGGATTCTTGGCCTCCCTCACAGATACTTGATGGAAATAATGAGAACATCCTGGATCTTACCAACAAGATAAGacggctgctgactggagag gttcctataaggtatGAAGACATCACAATctgtttctccatggaggagtggaagtttGTAGAAGAACATAAGAATTCTTATAATATATTGTTTTTGCCAG AAATCTCAATTTCTCACAAGTCTCCTCAAATAATTTCTTGGCCTTCGCTCGGAGACAAAGTTACTTTCAATGCAAAGAGTACAAAGCAGGACAGCAGTGTCCAAGAAAATAAAGCCTCGATAAAAATGAGGACAACAAAAGACACTAAACAGTCAACTAAAAGTGTGGACTCTTACAACAGTAAACCGTATAAACCTTCTGATATTAGAATGTATCTCAGAGACCTCACACCAACTAAAGGCAGCTATAAAGATGTCAACTCTGCCCAAAAAATGGGAAAATGCTCGATATGTGCCGAATATCTCAGCCGTGAATCAGAAGTCAGGAACCAGGATCGTACCATCTGCAGAAAGTGTCTCATGGAGACTTCGAACAAACATGGCAGGTGGGTGGAAAAGAAGTTTTCATGTAACTTTTGTGATAAAATATTTACATGCAAGTCCTCTCTTGTTAGGCATGAGCACGCTCACTCCGGAGAGAGACCATTCTCGTGCTCTCAGTGTGGGAAAAACTATAAGCTGAGGCATCATTATACCCGTCACAAGAAAAGCCATGTGTTAGATGAACCAGTTCTGTGTACTTTTGAGGATTCACCGTTGGGCACGGGGAAAGATATGACCCTTCACAATCCCACAGTTCACCAGGATCTTCATACATGTGTACAATGTGGAGCAACCTTTCCTAACCTCTCCCAATTCATCAGTCATCAGAAAGTCCACAAAACAATAAAACCATTCGCTTGTGTGGAATGTGGGAAGACGTTCAGTGGGAAAGGCAGTCGTGATGCCCACTTGAGAACCCATACTGGGGAAAGGCCCTTTCCATGCAAGGAGTGTGGGAAAGAGTTTAGATATAAGTCCCATCTGGTGGAACATGAAAGAAGCCACACAGGTGAGAATGTGCTGGTTTGCAGTGAATGTGGCAAATGGTTCTACAATAAAAGTAGCTTTGAGACTCACTTGAGAATCCACACAGGGGTGAAGCCATTTCCTTGCTCTGAATGTGGAAAGTGTTACAGGAGACGTCATCATCTTGTTTGCCACCAAAGGACTCACACGGGGGAGAAACCCTATGGCTGCACAGAGTGCGGTAAAACTTATAGGGATAGGAAACAGTTAATAAGGCATCAGATGAGACACGCTGGCGTGAAGCCATATTGTTGCGATTCCTGTGGACTAGGATTTATCACACACGCGGATCTTGTTGCACATAAGAAGATTCACACTGGGCATAAACCACACCATTGCTCAGACTGTGGCCGAGGGTTTATCAAGAAGTCCCATCTTGTGGTACATTACAGGAGTCACACGGGGGAGAAGCCGTTCCCTTGTTTAGATTGTGATAAGCGTTTTACCACTAACTCACATCTTTGTAGGCATGTAAAGCGTTGTCATAGCGGGGATGAGACGGCCAGGTAA
- the LOC130282851 gene encoding oocyte zinc finger protein XlCOF6-like isoform X2, whose amino-acid sequence MEMEKNHMMERILSLVLEIVYLLIEEDYIIVKKSGDNVVYKRSTQSPDLEHDEPLERNKKNNMVADLTNKVLQLLTLESNSDLNHDMDCKGQKRDEEKKNAGDHLSDTEGSVVVMPEIQPTSGPLCFKTDRLDDDIPHNISMIICQDSATQTEATSPIEDGLLPEIYIHVPIDQTEYLSVCKRGGTSSSDSAFIASNICKPLVHTVVHGHTEEDLMDGSIDPKPPLTEYRVIKIKEEPVEWEEDGSRLAELPIQIEHPQSRPKCNVSLFPEGVIEHEQTPYTTMQIKQEPASEEEGSRIQTGISVSVEQSQRHFVLAKSAEESFRAIDINTGSDNSQIDYGSTFIKEQYYEDDGMQTSTEDLPDAQLYQEPYMEEITYEYYSAHSNDLHQKTDNQDKPFSCSECGKCFKYNSLLIHHSKSHQKKPLICFECGKQYSCKTEFDIHQRIHTGEKPFVCSDCGKGFRRKSHMLRHQRIHGDKEIYTCPECGKSFHRQDVLNQHRKIHKANQAEAYSPTKHSQTQSPYTTYENIETFPCSECGETFHDVSQLEEHQVVHAGEKPFSCTECGKSFRFEALLELHWGSHITAISCPECGESFASQSLLNHHLKSHVGANDCICSECGKEFPSRSQLVDHYRTHTGEKPYMCPDCGKYFRRKAHVVRHRKIHKGNKPFSCLECGKCFENQEFLERHAKMHKKKRPYICAQCGKSYTKKSHLARHQRTHTKHTCPRCGEGFQYSALLSQHMKLHTGKTDFECPCCGKTFTSDVALQKHQKTHSKDKSFICAECGKSFTFFSLFMRHQTTHTGEKPYECPECGKRFTRDSHLVRHRRLHDNP is encoded by the exons ATGGAGATGGAAAAGAATCACATGATGGAGAGGATCCTGAGCCTTGTCCTGGAGATTGTCTATTTGCTCATCGAAGAG GATTATATAATTGTGAAGAAATCTGGTGACAATGTGGTGTACAAAAGAAGcacccagagccctgacttggaGCATGATGAACCTTTAGAAAGGAACAAGAAAAACAATATGGTGGCAGATCTCACCAACAAGGTCCTGCAGCTCCTGACTCTAGAG TCAAACAGTGACTTAAATCATGACATGGATTGTAAAGGTCAAAAGAGGGATGAAGAGAAGAAAAATGCTGGGGATCATCTCTCAGACACTGAGG GGTCAGTTGTTGTCATGCCAGAAATTCAACCCACCTCTGGGCCCCTGTGTTTTAAAACAGACAGGCTTGATGATGATATCCCTCATAACATCTCCATGATCATTTGTCAAGATAGCGCAACACAAACGGAGGCAACGAGCCCTATTGAAGATGGACTTCTGCCTGAAATTTACATACACGTTCCCATTGACCAGACAGAATATTTATCTGTTTGCAAGAGGGGGGGCACATCCTCTAGTGACTCAGCATTCATTGCTAGTAACATTTGTAAACCCTTGGTACATACAGTGGTACATGGACATACCGAGGAGGATTTAATGGATGGATCTATTGATCCTAAACCCCCATTGACCGAATACAGAGTTATTAAAATTAAAGAGGAACCTGTTGAGTGGGAGGAAGATGGATCTAGATTAGCTGAACTGCCTATACAAATTGAGCACCCACAGTCTCGACCTAAGTGCAACGTTTCTCTATTTCCCGAAGGTGTAATAGAACATGAACAAACACCATATACAACCATGCAAATTAAGCAAGAGCCAGCCTCGGAGGAAGAGGGGTCTCGCATACAGACTGGCATATCTGTATCAGTAGAACAGTCACAAAGGCACTTTGTACTAGCCAAGAGTGCTGAAGAGAGTTTCAGGGCCATAGATATCAATACAGGCTCTGATAATTCCCAAATAGATTATGGCTCTACTTTTATAAAGGAGCAATACTATGAAGATGACGGCATGCAAACAAGTACTGAGGATTTACCGGATGCTCAGCTATACCAGGAACCGTATATGGAGGAGATTACATATGAATACTATTCAGCTCATTCCAATGACTTACACCAGAAAACAGACAATCAGGACAAACCCTTTTcgtgctcagaatgtggaaagtgTTTCAAATATAACAGTCTCCTAATTCACCACTCGAAATCCCATCAGAAGAAGCCACTGATATGTTTTGAATGTGGGAAACAGTATTCTTGTAAAACAGAGTTTGATatacatcagagaattcacacaggtgaAAAGCCTTTTGTGTGTTCCGACTGTGGGAAAGGGTTCCGAAGGAAATCTCACATGCTCCGTCACCAGCGTATTCACGGAGACAAGGAGATTTATACTTGTCCAGAATGTGGCAAGTCTTTCCATCGACAGGATGTCTTGAACCAACATCGGAAAATACATAAAGCCAACCAAGCAGAGGCCTACAGTCCCACTAAACACTCTCAAACACAAAGTCCCTATACAACCTATGAAAACATTGAGACTTTTCCGTGCTCTGAATGTGGGGAGACCTTTCATGATGTCTCACAACTTGAGGAACACCAAGTAGTTCAtgcaggggagaagccattttcttgcACAGAGTGTGGAAAATCATTCCGTTTTGAAGCCCTTCTAGAGTTGCACTGGGGTAGCCACATTACTGCAATTTCTTGTCCTGAATGTGGAGAGAGTTTTGCAAGTCAGAGTCTTCTTAACCACCACCTGAAGAGTCATGTCGGAGCAAATGATTGCATTTGTTCTGAATGTGGTAAAGAATTCCCTAGTCGTTCCCAGCTGGTTGACCACTACAgaacacatacaggagagaaaccaTACATGTGCCCTGACTGTGGAAAGTATTTCCGTAGGAAAGCACATGTTGTTAGGCATCGCAAAATCCACAAGGGCAATAAACCGTTTTCCTGcctagaatgtggaaaatgctttgAGAACCAAGAGTTTCTGGAACGCCATGCAAAGATGCACAAGAAAAAAAGACCATACATCTGCGCTCAGTGCGGGAAAAGTTACACCAAGAAATCTCATTTAGCCAGACATCAGAGGACACACACTAAACACACTTGTCCTAGATGTGGAGAAGGCTTCCAGTATTCAGCCCTCTTGAGTCAACATATGAAGCTTCATACTGGAAAAACGGACTTTGAGTGTCCATGTTGTGGAAAAACCTTCACTTCAGATGTGGCTCTACAAAAACATCAGAAAACCCATTCAAAAGACAAGTCTTTCatctgtgcagaatgtgggaaaagttttacCTTCTTTTCGCTTTTCATGAGGCATCAGACAacacacacaggagaaaagccttaTGAGTGTCCAGAGTGTGGAAAACGGTTTACACGAGATTCACATCTGGTCAGACATCGGCGACTGCACGACAACCCATAA
- the LOC130282851 gene encoding gastrula zinc finger protein XlCGF48.2-like isoform X1, with protein sequence MKSHPPLTRRLSANPRDPEVRPDFTDLCNLWTMEMEKNHMMERILSLVLEIVYLLIEEDYIIVKKSGDNVVYKRSTQSPDLEHDEPLERNKKNNMVADLTNKVLQLLTLESNSDLNHDMDCKGQKRDEEKKNAGDHLSDTEGSVVVMPEIQPTSGPLCFKTDRLDDDIPHNISMIICQDSATQTEATSPIEDGLLPEIYIHVPIDQTEYLSVCKRGGTSSSDSAFIASNICKPLVHTVVHGHTEEDLMDGSIDPKPPLTEYRVIKIKEEPVEWEEDGSRLAELPIQIEHPQSRPKCNVSLFPEGVIEHEQTPYTTMQIKQEPASEEEGSRIQTGISVSVEQSQRHFVLAKSAEESFRAIDINTGSDNSQIDYGSTFIKEQYYEDDGMQTSTEDLPDAQLYQEPYMEEITYEYYSAHSNDLHQKTDNQDKPFSCSECGKCFKYNSLLIHHSKSHQKKPLICFECGKQYSCKTEFDIHQRIHTGEKPFVCSDCGKGFRRKSHMLRHQRIHGDKEIYTCPECGKSFHRQDVLNQHRKIHKANQAEAYSPTKHSQTQSPYTTYENIETFPCSECGETFHDVSQLEEHQVVHAGEKPFSCTECGKSFRFEALLELHWGSHITAISCPECGESFASQSLLNHHLKSHVGANDCICSECGKEFPSRSQLVDHYRTHTGEKPYMCPDCGKYFRRKAHVVRHRKIHKGNKPFSCLECGKCFENQEFLERHAKMHKKKRPYICAQCGKSYTKKSHLARHQRTHTKHTCPRCGEGFQYSALLSQHMKLHTGKTDFECPCCGKTFTSDVALQKHQKTHSKDKSFICAECGKSFTFFSLFMRHQTTHTGEKPYECPECGKRFTRDSHLVRHRRLHDNP encoded by the exons GTAGGTTGTCAGCAAATCCCAGAGACCCAGAGGTAAGACCAGATTTTACAGACCTATGTAATTTATGGACGATGGAGATGGAAAAGAATCACATGATGGAGAGGATCCTGAGCCTTGTCCTGGAGATTGTCTATTTGCTCATCGAAGAG GATTATATAATTGTGAAGAAATCTGGTGACAATGTGGTGTACAAAAGAAGcacccagagccctgacttggaGCATGATGAACCTTTAGAAAGGAACAAGAAAAACAATATGGTGGCAGATCTCACCAACAAGGTCCTGCAGCTCCTGACTCTAGAG TCAAACAGTGACTTAAATCATGACATGGATTGTAAAGGTCAAAAGAGGGATGAAGAGAAGAAAAATGCTGGGGATCATCTCTCAGACACTGAGG GGTCAGTTGTTGTCATGCCAGAAATTCAACCCACCTCTGGGCCCCTGTGTTTTAAAACAGACAGGCTTGATGATGATATCCCTCATAACATCTCCATGATCATTTGTCAAGATAGCGCAACACAAACGGAGGCAACGAGCCCTATTGAAGATGGACTTCTGCCTGAAATTTACATACACGTTCCCATTGACCAGACAGAATATTTATCTGTTTGCAAGAGGGGGGGCACATCCTCTAGTGACTCAGCATTCATTGCTAGTAACATTTGTAAACCCTTGGTACATACAGTGGTACATGGACATACCGAGGAGGATTTAATGGATGGATCTATTGATCCTAAACCCCCATTGACCGAATACAGAGTTATTAAAATTAAAGAGGAACCTGTTGAGTGGGAGGAAGATGGATCTAGATTAGCTGAACTGCCTATACAAATTGAGCACCCACAGTCTCGACCTAAGTGCAACGTTTCTCTATTTCCCGAAGGTGTAATAGAACATGAACAAACACCATATACAACCATGCAAATTAAGCAAGAGCCAGCCTCGGAGGAAGAGGGGTCTCGCATACAGACTGGCATATCTGTATCAGTAGAACAGTCACAAAGGCACTTTGTACTAGCCAAGAGTGCTGAAGAGAGTTTCAGGGCCATAGATATCAATACAGGCTCTGATAATTCCCAAATAGATTATGGCTCTACTTTTATAAAGGAGCAATACTATGAAGATGACGGCATGCAAACAAGTACTGAGGATTTACCGGATGCTCAGCTATACCAGGAACCGTATATGGAGGAGATTACATATGAATACTATTCAGCTCATTCCAATGACTTACACCAGAAAACAGACAATCAGGACAAACCCTTTTcgtgctcagaatgtggaaagtgTTTCAAATATAACAGTCTCCTAATTCACCACTCGAAATCCCATCAGAAGAAGCCACTGATATGTTTTGAATGTGGGAAACAGTATTCTTGTAAAACAGAGTTTGATatacatcagagaattcacacaggtgaAAAGCCTTTTGTGTGTTCCGACTGTGGGAAAGGGTTCCGAAGGAAATCTCACATGCTCCGTCACCAGCGTATTCACGGAGACAAGGAGATTTATACTTGTCCAGAATGTGGCAAGTCTTTCCATCGACAGGATGTCTTGAACCAACATCGGAAAATACATAAAGCCAACCAAGCAGAGGCCTACAGTCCCACTAAACACTCTCAAACACAAAGTCCCTATACAACCTATGAAAACATTGAGACTTTTCCGTGCTCTGAATGTGGGGAGACCTTTCATGATGTCTCACAACTTGAGGAACACCAAGTAGTTCAtgcaggggagaagccattttcttgcACAGAGTGTGGAAAATCATTCCGTTTTGAAGCCCTTCTAGAGTTGCACTGGGGTAGCCACATTACTGCAATTTCTTGTCCTGAATGTGGAGAGAGTTTTGCAAGTCAGAGTCTTCTTAACCACCACCTGAAGAGTCATGTCGGAGCAAATGATTGCATTTGTTCTGAATGTGGTAAAGAATTCCCTAGTCGTTCCCAGCTGGTTGACCACTACAgaacacatacaggagagaaaccaTACATGTGCCCTGACTGTGGAAAGTATTTCCGTAGGAAAGCACATGTTGTTAGGCATCGCAAAATCCACAAGGGCAATAAACCGTTTTCCTGcctagaatgtggaaaatgctttgAGAACCAAGAGTTTCTGGAACGCCATGCAAAGATGCACAAGAAAAAAAGACCATACATCTGCGCTCAGTGCGGGAAAAGTTACACCAAGAAATCTCATTTAGCCAGACATCAGAGGACACACACTAAACACACTTGTCCTAGATGTGGAGAAGGCTTCCAGTATTCAGCCCTCTTGAGTCAACATATGAAGCTTCATACTGGAAAAACGGACTTTGAGTGTCCATGTTGTGGAAAAACCTTCACTTCAGATGTGGCTCTACAAAAACATCAGAAAACCCATTCAAAAGACAAGTCTTTCatctgtgcagaatgtgggaaaagttttacCTTCTTTTCGCTTTTCATGAGGCATCAGACAacacacacaggagaaaagccttaTGAGTGTCCAGAGTGTGGAAAACGGTTTACACGAGATTCACATCTGGTCAGACATCGGCGACTGCACGACAACCCATAA